The following proteins come from a genomic window of Pseudomonas sp. J452:
- the urtE gene encoding urea ABC transporter ATP-binding subunit UrtE: MLQVQQLHQYYGGSHILRGLSFEAKVGEVTCLLGRNGVGKTTLLKCLMGLIPSKEGAVQWEGKPITAFKPHQRVHAGIAYVPQGREIFPRLTVEENLLMGLSRFPGSQAKEVPAFIYELFPVLLQMKQRRGGDLSGGQQQQLAIGRALASKPRLLILDEPTEGIQPSVIKEIGAVIKKLAERGDMAILLVEQFYDFAAELADQYLVMSRGEIVQQGRGETMEADGVRGLVAI, from the coding sequence ATGCTGCAAGTCCAACAACTGCACCAGTACTACGGCGGCAGCCACATCCTCCGTGGCCTGAGCTTCGAGGCCAAGGTCGGCGAAGTCACCTGCCTGCTTGGCCGCAACGGCGTGGGCAAGACCACCCTGCTGAAATGCCTGATGGGCCTGATCCCATCCAAGGAAGGCGCCGTGCAATGGGAAGGCAAGCCGATCACCGCGTTCAAACCGCACCAGCGCGTGCACGCCGGTATCGCCTATGTGCCGCAGGGGCGAGAAATTTTCCCTCGACTGACAGTCGAAGAGAATCTGCTGATGGGCCTGTCACGTTTCCCCGGCAGCCAGGCCAAGGAAGTCCCGGCCTTCATCTACGAGCTGTTCCCGGTGCTGCTGCAGATGAAGCAACGCCGCGGCGGCGACCTCTCCGGCGGCCAGCAGCAACAGCTGGCCATCGGCCGCGCGCTGGCCAGTAAGCCGCGTCTGCTGATCCTCGACGAGCCCACAGAAGGCATCCAGCCCTCGGTGATCAAGGAGATCGGTGCGGTGATCAAGAAGCTCGCCGAGCGTGGCGACATGGCCATCCTGCTGGTCGAGCAGTTCTATGATTTCGCCGCCGAGCTGGCCGACCAGTATCTGGTGATGAGCCGCGGCGAGATCGTCC